Below is a window of Aeromonas veronii DNA.
TGTGCAGCAGGCCCGCTTGCAGGAAGGGGTTGAAGTTCTTGACCCAGGCGGTTTCCTGCTGTGCGACCATGGTCAGCACGGTTTTGTTTTCTGCGGCCATGGCGTTACCGGCAGCACCGGCAAGCATCATGGTTCCCAGCATTACAGCGGTAGAGATTTTGGATACTTTGGCAAGCATATGTTTTCCTTTCTTATTTTTTGGCATTCCCGAGGGTTCGCCTTGTTTTGTGTGAGCACCGGTTTCGCATGCTGATGAAATCGGCCCTCTGTGTTGGTCAGGTGTCTAACCTTTGTCGTTCTGTTTTCCAACACCCTTAGCAAACCAGAATTAACAGGAAAACAACAACTATTGATTTCGTTGTTTTCGTAAAAATTGACGGTGTTACGTCAATTTCGTCAAAATTGATTTTTATCTACATAAAATCATTGGTTTACGTTATTTAATTTCGCGTAGAAAGTGGCTGAGAAAATGGCGTATATGACAAAATTGTGAATTGGATCTGCTCTCTGTTTCGGGGTTGTGCGGGGCTTTGTTTTGCATAAAAAGAAACCAGATTGCCAATTGTGATCCGGCGCCCGTTTAGGGCGCCGTGTCACGGCTTGCGGTTGGCGAGTTGACGCAGGGTCTGTGCGCTGTGCTGCAACTGCTGGCGCTGGTGGTCATTGAGCGGGCAGTGGCCCAGCACATACTCGGTGGTGGCCACGACCGTCTTCCAGCGTGGTGACTTGGGCAGGGTGTCCAGACTCAGGTATTTGTCGAGGGTGCGGGTCTGCGGGCTGGATCTGTCCATATAGACCCGCCACAGCTTGCTCTTCTCTGCCAGCACGATTTTGCCCTTGCCGGTGCCCTGCTGCCAGGCATCCAGGGCGAGCTGCATGGTCTCGACCAGCGCCCGACGCAGCGGCTCGTCATCCTGCTGGCGAATGAGGTCATCGGCCAGCGAACGGAACTCGCCACCCAGGCGGCTCAGCTCGCCCAGCAGTTGCTCATCTTCGATGATGGCTTGTCGCGAGAGGTTCTTGAGGGCGTTCTCCAGCGCCATTACCCGGCTCTCGTCCTGGCGCTGCTCGGTACTCAGAGTGAGGGCGAAGGCGGCCTGTCCCCCGAGCGCGATGGGCAGGGCGCGGGCGTTGAGCACGTCTTTTTGCCCAGCCACCAGAAATTCCAGATTGTGTTCCCGTTCGCTGGCGAGGTTGGGCCACTGCTGTTGCAGCGGGGTGGCGAGCCACTCATTGAGGGGCTGCCCCTCCATAGCTTCCGGCTCCTGCCCCAGCCGGCGCGCCAGCACCCGGGAGGCAAACAGCACTGTGCCCTGCTCGTCGATAAAGATCATGGGGTCGGCCCCTTCGCCGAGCAAGGCCAGCAGCCGCTGCTGATCCTGATGCAGCCGATCCTGCAGGGTGAGGCGATGTTCGATCTCCTGCTTCAATAGCCGGTTTTCCACCAGCGAGGCGCGCCCCGCCTTGGCCTCCAGCAGTGCCTTGACCCGGGCAAACAGCTCCTCCTTGCAGAAGGGTTTGACCAGATAGTCGTTGGCACCGGCCCCGAAACCCTCCTCGATATCCTTGGGCTGGTTGAGGGCGGTGAGCAGCAGCACCGGCAGCATCTCTTTCGGGTGTTGCTCGCGCAGGCGGCGGCAGACGTCAAAACCGGAGAGGGTCGGCATCATCACATCCAGCAGGATGAGGTCTACCGGCTCCTCGGCCAGCTTGGCCAGCGCATCGTGACCGTCACTGCTGGGCAGGATGCGGTAGCCGCAAGGCTGCAGCAGATGGCGCAGGATGTGCAGGTTGATGGGCTCGTCATCCACCACCAGAATGAGCGGCGCATCCTCGGGGGGAGGGGGCAGATCGTCGCTCTCCCAGTCAGGCAGGATCAGCGGTTGCTGGCGCACCAGCTGATGCTCGATCTGGCGGCTGCCCTGGGTCAGAGTGGCCGCTTTGCCGGTGGCAAGGGGCAGGGTAAAGGCGAAGGTGGAGCCGACGCTCGGCTCGCTCTCGACAAACAACTCGCCACCCATCAGGTGCACCAGCTGGCGGGTGATGGAGAGGCCAAGGCCCGCCCCCTGCTTGCTTACCTCCGGGCTCATCTGTACCAGCGGCTCGAAGATATGTTCCAGATGGTCGGGGGCGATGCCGATGCCGGTGTCCGTGACCTTGATGCGCAGGAAGTTGCTCTCGACGATGGCACTGAGCACCACCTTGCCCTGCGGCGTGTACTTGATGGCGTTGCCCACCAGGTTGTAGAGCACCTGTTCGAGCCGCTGCTCATCGGCCAGCACCGGCGGCAGTTCGGCCGGGCTGATATCCACCAGAGTGAGAGGTTTGGCCTGCACC
It encodes the following:
- a CDS encoding ATP-binding protein → MKWIFKLRGLRPQLMLAFFMLGMVPFLVITLFFLYSHGKDLTTQTSNHLVSVRNIKKSQLEDYFNNLKEQIINFSQQDFAGNSIGRFYGFTGAFEKLGTTPQEARNSAQARYLPGSWDQLRKPDNEVAIEPSISALILAGEMYGRVHQRFHRGYADMVRKSNYSDIFLVDLNGDVVYSVTKHPNFATNLLSGPYQGSGLGQTFAKIKRRLDGGQKPQQIFEFTDFGRNELTGQVVAYMAAPVMQYDYVRGVVIFELLPDKLNQIMAEREGLGKTGETILIGPDKRMRADAWLAPEYSVEKSFSQNFRLLQTPLVTKTLSGEQGVGQFRSYQDDEVLAAYTQVKVFDTEWAFIAEISTREAYAPIRQLETLVIVLGAGSLLLLILFSRWLSHSITAPLRSLTEAAEQVADGALDHPIAIDRTGDDIDRLAQAFRHMQRSVKDKIELIEQQTQELQQQVKLTHKQNLSLQQADKLKDELLANTSHELRTPIHGIKGMAESMLASQQDLTEGQQKQLGLIIKSADGLARLVDDLLDYHQMRYGQLEIHPQPVSSKGVIRLVLDLCQHLVQAKPLTLVDISPAELPPVLADEQRLEQVLYNLVGNAIKYTPQGKVVLSAIVESNFLRIKVTDTGIGIAPDHLEHIFEPLVQMSPEVSKQGAGLGLSITRQLVHLMGGELFVESEPSVGSTFAFTLPLATGKAATLTQGSRQIEHQLVRQQPLILPDWESDDLPPPPEDAPLILVVDDEPINLHILRHLLQPCGYRILPSSDGHDALAKLAEEPVDLILLDVMMPTLSGFDVCRRLREQHPKEMLPVLLLTALNQPKDIEEGFGAGANDYLVKPFCKEELFARVKALLEAKAGRASLVENRLLKQEIEHRLTLQDRLHQDQQRLLALLGEGADPMIFIDEQGTVLFASRVLARRLGQEPEAMEGQPLNEWLATPLQQQWPNLASEREHNLEFLVAGQKDVLNARALPIALGGQAAFALTLSTEQRQDESRVMALENALKNLSRQAIIEDEQLLGELSRLGGEFRSLADDLIRQQDDEPLRRALVETMQLALDAWQQGTGKGKIVLAEKSKLWRVYMDRSSPQTRTLDKYLSLDTLPKSPRWKTVVATTEYVLGHCPLNDHQRQQLQHSAQTLRQLANRKP